The DNA region GAGGCGCCGTCTCGAACTGCCGCCGGCTTGACGACAGGCACGCCAGTCCCGCCCTAACCGAAAATATCGAAAACAACCCCATGCAAAGTAGCCGGAGGTGGATAGCTGACGCGCTGCCGCCCGCGCGCCTGTTGCTCATTCTTGTCCCGGCAACAAAACGCACCATGATTTGAATCGCCACGACGCGGCCGCCCGACTAAGCTTCGATCATGTTGCGCATCCTGTCTCTCTCGATCGTCATCCTCGCACTGCTGCAGCCGGACCTGAGCGCGGCCGCTTCCTCGAAGAAGCGGCAGACCGCCCGCTGGCATGGCTATGGCTTCCTGCCCGGCTACCGGCAGCCGCCCAACGAGACCATTCCGGTGCTCGGTCCGCGCGGCGCCGCCCGCGGCTATCCAGACTTTTCGCCGGAATATTACTATGGCGGGGATTGGCACTATTTCGGCCGGCCCGGCTTCCATGGCGGCGGGCGCTACAATGGCGGCAGCTACGGCCCGTGCTGGAGCTGGACGCCGATCGGACGGGCCTGGAATTGCGGCTAGCGGTGCGTCGCTGCGACATCCTGCGCATGCAACGCACGATCCGCTGATCCCGGAATGAGAGGCATGTTGCCCGTCATATTGCCCCTGGACCCCGGATAGGCCACCATCCTCCCTGCGCGCACCACAACGAACAACAGCGCCGGGGAAACGCATGAGCAAGGCCGCTCGCTTTGATTATGGCTGGGTCGTCGTCGGCGCGGGCGCGCTGATGACCTGCGTCGGCTTCGGCACCATGCTGTCGCTCGCGGTGTTCCTGCAGCCGATCTCGGATGCGATGGGTTGGTCGCGTGCTGGCGTATCGGCGGCTGCGACGCTGGATTTCCTCTGCATGGGTTTTGCGGCGTTCGCCTGGGGCGCGCTGTCCGACCGCTTCGGCACCCGCATCGTGGTGCTGGCGGGCAGCCTGCTGCTCGGGCTTGGCCTCGTGACGGCAAGCCAGGCACAGACCCTGTGGCAATTCCAGCTCTGCTTCGGCGTGCTGATCGGGATCGCCGCCGGCAGCTTCTATGCGCCGATGATGGCGCTTGCCAGCGCCTGGATCGACAAGCATCGCAGCCTCGCCGTCGCGCTGGTGTCGGCAGGCATGGGCGTCTCACCGGTGACGGTCGCGCCATCAGCAAGCTGGCTGATCACGGCCTATGACTGGCGCTTTGCGATGCTCGTGATCGGCATCGCCGCTTGGGCGCTGCTGATTCCGGCATCGTTCCTGGTGCGCCCGGCACCGCAGGGAACGACCGTCGCGATCCCGACGGCTGGCAATACGCCGCAAGCGGAATGGACCGTGGCGCAGGCGCTGCGCACGCCGCAATTCATCACGCTCGCACTGGCCCATTTCGCCTGCTGCGCGGCGCATTCGGGCCCGATCTTTCACATGGTGTCCTACGCCATGGTGTGCGGCATCGCGCCGCTCACCGCGGTCACGGTCTACAGCCTCGCCGGCTTCTCCGGGCTCGGCGGACGCCTGCTGCTCGGCGTGCTGGCCGACCGGCTCGGCGCCAAGCCGGTTTTGGTCGGCGGCCTGCTGGTGCAGGCGCTGTCGATCGCGACTTATCTTGCGGTGGCGCAGCTCGGCGAGTTCTACGCGCTGTCTGTCGTGTTCGGCCTCGCCTATGGCGGTGTGATGCCGCTCTATGCCGTGCTGGTGCGCGAGTTCTTCGGCGCGCGCATCATGGGCACGGTGTTCGGCGCGGTGTCGGCTTTCGCGAGTCTGGGCATGGCGCTCGGGCCGTGGGCCGGCGGCTACGTGTTCGACACGTTCCATGGCTACACGTGGCTGCACGCCGGTTCCTTCGCGATCGGCCTTGCCGCGGTCGCCGTGGCGCTGAGTTTCTCGACCAAGCGCCAGCCGTCGCTCGATCTCGGCCGCGCCGCCGCCTGAGCGCGGATGCATGCGTCGGTCGCGCGCGGCCGCGATGGATAGCTGATCTGCGCCGGCGCCGCCCCGCCTTGCCCTCCTTTGCCGAATGGGCCACCATCACTCGACCCGCCCAACAAGAATGTCAGAAGGGGCCGAGGAAACGCATGAACAAGCCGCAGGGATTCGACCTTGTCGAGCGGGCGCGCGCGCTGGCGCCGCTGATCATGAGCGAAGCCGACGAGATCGAACGGACGCGGCGGCTGACGCCTTCCGTCACCGCGGCCCTGGTCGAGAACGGGCTCTATCGCGCGCTGCTGCCGAAGCGTTTCGGCGGCGCCGAGGCGACGCTGGACGCCTTCATGCAGATGCAGGAGGAGATCGCCAAGGCCGATGCATCGACCGCCTGGTGCCTCGGCCAGTGCGGCGTCTGCGCCATGACCGCGGCCTATCTCGAGCCCGACGCCGCCAACGCGATCTTCAACACCCCGCCCGGCATTCTGGCCTGGGGCGCGATCGCCCATGAGGTGCGTGCCGAGCCCGGCGGCTACCGTGCCAGTGCGCGCTGGGATTTCGCCTCGGGCTCGCGACAGGCAAGCTGGCTCGGCGCCCATGTCCGCATCGTCGAGGCCGACGGCTCACCGCGCAAGAAGGCCGACGGCTCGCCGGAGATCCGCACCATCCTGTTCCCGATGTCGCAAGCTGTGATGTACGACGTCTGGGACGTGATCGGCCTGAAGGGCACCGGCACCGATTCCTATTCGGTCGACAACCTCTTCATCCCGGAGAATTTCGCCGCGCTGCGCGACGATCCCGCCACGTGCCGCGAGGGCGGCCCGCTCTACAAGCTCTCCACCAACATGGTGTTCAGCATGGGCTTTGCCGCCACCTCGCTCGGCGTCGCGCGCGCCATGCTGGATGCGGCGACCGAGCTTGCGCGCGGCAAGACCCCGCAGGGCCTCAAGGCGATGCGCGACAACAACGCCGTGCAGGGCCAGATCGGCCGCACCGAAGCGAGCCTGCGCGCCGCGCGCGCCTATCTGTATGCGACGGCGCGCGAGGTCTGGAGCGATCTCGCCCGCGGCGATCCGATCAGCGAGGCGCATCGCATCGCGATCCGCATCGCATCGACCTGGACCATCCACCAGTCGGCCTCGGTGGTCGACATCGCCTATCACATGTCGGGGGCCACGGCGGTGTTTGCGAAGAATCCGTTCGAGCGACGGTTTCGCGACATGCATGCGATCGCGCAGCAGATCCAGGCGCGCGATACGCAGTATGAGGACGCCGGCAAGGCGATCCTGGCGGGCAATCTCTCCGCGCCCCCGACGGCGCGATGAAACGTGATGAAGTCAGATTGAACCAGGCCGCGCACTCATCAATCCGCCATGCCGACTCTACCCCCTAAAACCGGGCATCGCCGGGTGACCACGGCATGTCGGTTTTGGGCCCAATAGCTGAAGTAGCCGCGACGAGTTTAAGAGTCGGTTTCGCCCTCAGAAGGCGGAAGCACGGATCATGCAATTCTTGCCCGGGCCGCGGCCTGGAGAAACGAAGAGCCGAAACTTTGCGGATGGCATATCTGCTTCGGCGCTATGCGTCCTTCGGG from Bradyrhizobium sp. B124 includes:
- a CDS encoding MFS transporter; the protein is MSKAARFDYGWVVVGAGALMTCVGFGTMLSLAVFLQPISDAMGWSRAGVSAAATLDFLCMGFAAFAWGALSDRFGTRIVVLAGSLLLGLGLVTASQAQTLWQFQLCFGVLIGIAAGSFYAPMMALASAWIDKHRSLAVALVSAGMGVSPVTVAPSASWLITAYDWRFAMLVIGIAAWALLIPASFLVRPAPQGTTVAIPTAGNTPQAEWTVAQALRTPQFITLALAHFACCAAHSGPIFHMVSYAMVCGIAPLTAVTVYSLAGFSGLGGRLLLGVLADRLGAKPVLVGGLLVQALSIATYLAVAQLGEFYALSVVFGLAYGGVMPLYAVLVREFFGARIMGTVFGAVSAFASLGMALGPWAGGYVFDTFHGYTWLHAGSFAIGLAAVAVALSFSTKRQPSLDLGRAAA
- a CDS encoding acyl-CoA dehydrogenase family protein; the encoded protein is MNKPQGFDLVERARALAPLIMSEADEIERTRRLTPSVTAALVENGLYRALLPKRFGGAEATLDAFMQMQEEIAKADASTAWCLGQCGVCAMTAAYLEPDAANAIFNTPPGILAWGAIAHEVRAEPGGYRASARWDFASGSRQASWLGAHVRIVEADGSPRKKADGSPEIRTILFPMSQAVMYDVWDVIGLKGTGTDSYSVDNLFIPENFAALRDDPATCREGGPLYKLSTNMVFSMGFAATSLGVARAMLDAATELARGKTPQGLKAMRDNNAVQGQIGRTEASLRAARAYLYATAREVWSDLARGDPISEAHRIAIRIASTWTIHQSASVVDIAYHMSGATAVFAKNPFERRFRDMHAIAQQIQARDTQYEDAGKAILAGNLSAPPTAR